The Micromonospora sediminicola genome contains a region encoding:
- a CDS encoding TetR/AcrR family transcriptional regulator — MDTPYGSVPLPVWERPEPRPRATPVPLTRAQIADAAVRLADAGGLEGLSVRKLARELGVGPMRLYDYVANRSELLDLMVDAVYAQIADADRHTGWRDTVLAVMRRTRAAALDHEWFPDLLGARPHLGPHALAVAETTAAALSQAPGVRDVDDLQRALGALNAFLVGALRREIAERRTARATGADLPAWQAAHGPYLTRMLDTGRYPTVARLVVDGAHLDAEDTFHRNLTTVLDGVAGMEHPA; from the coding sequence GTGGATACACCGTACGGTAGCGTGCCGTTGCCGGTCTGGGAACGGCCCGAGCCCCGGCCGCGGGCGACGCCGGTGCCACTGACCCGGGCGCAGATCGCCGACGCCGCCGTCCGACTCGCCGACGCGGGCGGCCTGGAGGGGTTGTCGGTCCGCAAGCTGGCCAGGGAGTTGGGTGTCGGGCCGATGCGGCTCTACGACTACGTGGCGAACCGGTCCGAACTGCTCGACCTGATGGTCGACGCCGTCTACGCCCAGATCGCCGACGCCGACCGGCACACCGGGTGGCGCGACACGGTGCTGGCGGTCATGCGTCGGACCCGCGCCGCCGCGCTCGATCACGAATGGTTCCCCGACCTGCTCGGCGCGCGGCCCCACCTGGGGCCGCACGCGCTCGCCGTGGCCGAGACGACCGCCGCGGCGCTCAGCCAGGCCCCGGGGGTACGCGACGTGGACGACCTCCAGCGGGCCCTCGGCGCGCTCAACGCGTTCCTCGTCGGTGCGCTCCGCCGGGAGATCGCCGAGCGGCGCACCGCCCGCGCGACCGGCGCCGACCTGCCCGCCTGGCAGGCCGCCCACGGCCCCTACCTGACCCGCATGCTCGACACCGGCCGCTATCCCACCGTGGCCCGACTCGTCGTCGACGGCGCCCACCTCGACGCCGAGGACACCTTCCACCGCAACCTGACCACCGTCCTGGACGGCGTCGCCGGCATGGAGCACCCGGCCTGA